GTTGCCGATAAGGATGTTGTTGAGTTAACAAATCTCAATCGTCAGATTCTTCACTATAATCGGGATATCGGGAAGAAAAAGACAGAATCGGCAGAAGAAAAATTAAATGCACTAAATCCTGACATCAGAGTGGAAGTTCTGGACGTCACAATTGATGAATCAAATGTATCAGAACTGGTCGGTGATAGTAATGGAATTGTGGACGGAATGGATAATTTTCCAACCCGCTACCTCCTCAATGATGTTGCCCTTCAGAAAAGCATACCTCTCTTTCACGGTGCAATAAGAGGATTTCACGGTCAGGCTACAACAATAGTCCCGGGTAAAACTGCATGTCTACGCTGCCTGTTTCCAAAAGCACCGCCTGTTGAAGTTTTTCCTGTTGTCGGTGTAACTCCCGGGCTAATCGGTATGGTTCAGGCAACAGAGGTAATCAAATATATAACAGGTGAAGGAGAACTCCTGAAAAACAGGCTCATTATATGGGATGGGATGCAGGCACGAACAGAGGAGATACAGTTTGCCAAAAAT
The sequence above is a segment of the Methanoplanus limicola DSM 2279 genome. Coding sequences within it:
- a CDS encoding HesA/MoeB/ThiF family protein, translating into MFSKQELDRYKRQILSFGEEGQKKLKDAKIFVAGAGGLGSPISIYLAVAGVGTLVVADKDVVELTNLNRQILHYNRDIGKKKTESAEEKLNALNPDIRVEVLDVTIDESNVSELVGDSNGIVDGMDNFPTRYLLNDVALQKSIPLFHGAIRGFHGQATTIVPGKTACLRCLFPKAPPVEVFPVVGVTPGLIGMVQATEVIKYITGEGELLKNRLIIWDGMQARTEEIQFAKNPACVSCGNLMNKE